From the genome of Dickeya aquatica, one region includes:
- a CDS encoding NCS2 family permease, with protein MDKSQSGSAAPQGLLERVFKLKQHGTTARTETIAGFTTFLTMVYIVFVNPQILGAAGMDTKAVFVTTCLIAAFGSIFMGLLANLPVALAPAMGLNAFFAFVVVGTMGLPWQVAMGAIFWGAIGFLLLTVFQVRYWMVANIPQSLRLGIASGIGLLIAMIGLKNAGIIVPNPETLVAVGKMTSHGVLLGVLGFFIIVVLAHRNIHAAVLISIAVTTLLGVVLGDVKYTGIFSMPPSVTSVVGQVDLAGSLNLGLSGVIFSFMLVNLFDSSGTLIGVTDKAGLVDARGKFPRMKQALYVDSISSVAGALIGTSSVTAYIESSSGVSVGGRTGLTAVVAGALFLLVIFLSPLAGMVPAYAAAGALIYVGVLMTSSLARVSWDDLTEAVPAFITAVMMPFTFSITEGIAFGFIAYAIMKAATGRWRDISPCVVAVAVLFLLKIVFIDAH; from the coding sequence ATGGATAAATCTCAGTCTGGTTCCGCTGCGCCGCAGGGGTTGCTGGAGCGCGTGTTCAAGCTCAAACAGCATGGCACTACGGCGCGTACGGAAACGATTGCCGGGTTCACCACATTTTTGACGATGGTTTACATCGTGTTCGTTAACCCGCAGATCCTCGGGGCCGCCGGGATGGACACCAAAGCGGTGTTCGTCACGACCTGCCTGATTGCCGCTTTCGGCAGTATTTTTATGGGGTTGCTGGCTAATTTACCGGTAGCACTGGCACCGGCGATGGGGCTGAATGCCTTTTTTGCCTTCGTGGTGGTCGGCACCATGGGCCTGCCCTGGCAGGTGGCGATGGGCGCTATTTTCTGGGGCGCTATCGGATTTTTGTTGCTGACCGTATTTCAGGTACGTTACTGGATGGTGGCGAACATCCCGCAAAGCCTGCGTCTTGGTATTGCCAGCGGGATTGGTCTGTTGATTGCGATGATCGGCCTGAAAAATGCGGGCATCATCGTGCCTAACCCGGAAACGCTGGTTGCCGTTGGTAAAATGACCTCGCACGGCGTTTTGCTCGGGGTGCTGGGTTTCTTTATTATTGTGGTGCTGGCTCATCGCAATATCCATGCCGCCGTGCTGATTTCAATCGCCGTAACAACCCTGTTGGGCGTGGTGCTGGGTGATGTGAAATACACTGGTATTTTCTCTATGCCGCCGAGCGTCACCAGCGTGGTCGGGCAGGTCGATTTGGCCGGTTCGCTGAATCTGGGGCTTTCTGGCGTGATTTTCTCTTTTATGCTGGTCAACCTGTTTGACTCATCCGGTACGCTGATTGGCGTGACGGATAAAGCCGGTCTGGTGGATGCGCGTGGCAAATTCCCGCGGATGAAACAGGCACTGTATGTTGACAGCATCAGCTCAGTGGCCGGGGCATTGATTGGGACGTCATCGGTCACGGCGTATATCGAAAGCTCGTCTGGCGTGTCTGTTGGCGGGCGTACCGGGTTGACGGCAGTGGTGGCTGGGGCACTGTTCCTGCTGGTGATTTTTCTGTCTCCGCTGGCCGGTATGGTGCCTGCCTACGCGGCGGCCGGTGCGCTGATTTACGTTGGGGTATTGATGACGTCAAGCCTGGCGCGTGTGAGCTGGGATGACCTGACCGAAGCGGTGCCTGCGTTCATTACTGCGGTAATGATGCCGTTTACTTTCTCGATTACCGAAGGGATTGCGTTTGGCTTTATCGCCTATGCCATCATGAAAGCGGCAACGGGGCGCTGGCGTGATATCAGCCCGTGTGTGGTCGCGGTGGCGGTGTTATTCCTGCTGAAAATCGTCTTTATCGACGCCCATTAA
- a CDS encoding 4'-phosphopantetheinyl transferase family protein — MTCHFVRWASTEALPDLQRLSDDLISSTHSFSVKRRERYLKGRALLAEMMFYFFGYPVLPPLMVSPNGRPCFVDPHLPDFSLGYAGNTIAILLSEEGKVGMDVEIIRVWSRETPTHLQTQTHAEKAWIDAQLDPLEAATQLCTIRQSVLKIPGFHAGGPESLKLHPASGRLRSRHIPEVEVVSDIDDYLAWACAHTPRLDRLVMWNYTSAYGMRKSGEIVHQQRQSRRYIKLSSHATENASAQYVM; from the coding sequence ATGACCTGTCATTTCGTCAGGTGGGCAAGCACGGAGGCGTTACCCGATCTGCAACGGTTATCGGATGACCTGATTTCATCCACGCACAGCTTTTCCGTTAAGCGCCGCGAGCGCTATCTGAAAGGCCGGGCACTGTTGGCAGAAATGATGTTTTATTTTTTCGGTTACCCAGTTCTCCCGCCATTAATGGTTTCGCCAAACGGCAGACCCTGTTTTGTTGACCCCCATCTACCCGATTTCAGCCTTGGCTATGCAGGAAATACCATCGCCATCCTGCTCAGTGAAGAGGGAAAAGTCGGTATGGATGTTGAAATTATCCGCGTCTGGAGTCGTGAAACGCCCACTCACCTGCAAACCCAGACTCACGCGGAAAAAGCCTGGATTGACGCCCAGCTAGACCCGCTCGAAGCCGCCACCCAACTGTGCACGATTCGTCAGTCGGTGCTAAAAATCCCCGGCTTTCACGCCGGAGGGCCGGAGTCATTAAAGCTGCACCCGGCTTCCGGCCGACTGCGTTCCCGGCACATACCGGAGGTGGAAGTGGTGAGCGATATTGACGACTACCTGGCCTGGGCCTGCGCCCACACACCGAGACTGGATCGTCTGGTGATGTGGAATTACACCTCGGCCTACGGTATGCGTAAAAGCGGTGAAATCGTGCACCAGCAGCGTCAGTCGCGGCGGTACATCAAATTAAGCAGCCATGCGACGGAAAACGCGTCTGCGCAATACGTGATGTAA
- the yieH gene encoding 6-phosphogluconate phosphatase, with the protein MSIIECVLFDCDGTLVDSEVICCQAYVNIFEPYGVQLPLTEVIQTFKGMKLYDIIERISTRFGLTVSVDQLERHFRAEVARLFDLSLQPIPGVKAVLDALQVPTAVVSNGPVSKMQHSLGLTGLLPFFGQHIYSGYDIGKWKPDPTLLHHAAREMGVEISRCILVEDSVSGTQAGIAAGIPVFYYCADAHNAPLHHPRVTMFHDMAQLPTLWQQQGWKLTS; encoded by the coding sequence ATGTCGATAATTGAATGTGTACTTTTCGACTGTGATGGCACGCTGGTCGATAGCGAGGTCATCTGTTGTCAGGCTTATGTGAATATCTTTGAACCCTACGGCGTGCAGTTACCGCTGACCGAGGTCATTCAAACGTTTAAAGGCATGAAGCTCTACGACATCATTGAGCGCATCAGCACGCGTTTTGGTTTAACGGTATCCGTTGATCAACTGGAGCGACATTTTCGCGCGGAAGTGGCGCGACTTTTTGATCTCTCACTGCAACCGATCCCCGGAGTCAAAGCGGTTCTGGACGCGCTACAGGTGCCCACCGCTGTGGTGTCTAACGGCCCGGTCAGCAAAATGCAGCACTCGCTGGGCTTAACCGGGTTATTGCCGTTTTTTGGTCAACACATCTATAGCGGCTATGACATTGGCAAATGGAAACCCGATCCCACATTACTGCACCATGCCGCCAGGGAAATGGGCGTGGAGATCTCACGTTGTATTTTGGTGGAAGACTCGGTTTCCGGCACTCAGGCAGGGATAGCGGCAGGCATTCCGGTCTTTTACTACTGCGCGGATGCGCACAATGCGCCCCTCCACCACCCGCGGGTGACAATGTTCCACGACATGGCACAGTTGCCGACGCTGTGGCAACAACAAGGCTGGAAGCTGACATCCTGA
- a CDS encoding 4Fe-4S dicluster domain-containing protein, whose protein sequence is MNSFVIADAAKCIGCRTCEIACAVAHAGDQQKLHKSHFFPRLKVIKNANVTTPVLCHQCENAPCANVCPHDALVQHQNSIQVIASRCIGCKSCVIACPFGAINVVARATDDGQCTSGSDVHKCDLCIGVAQSPSCVRVCPTSALKLVTPEAIAEQVHEKQQRSAWPRTDIPLR, encoded by the coding sequence ATGAATTCGTTTGTGATTGCCGATGCCGCCAAGTGTATTGGCTGCCGTACCTGTGAAATTGCCTGCGCGGTTGCCCATGCGGGCGACCAACAAAAATTGCATAAATCGCATTTTTTTCCGCGCCTAAAAGTAATAAAAAATGCTAACGTAACGACGCCTGTATTGTGTCATCAATGTGAAAATGCACCATGCGCCAACGTTTGCCCGCATGATGCACTGGTGCAGCATCAAAATAGCATTCAGGTTATTGCATCACGGTGTATTGGCTGCAAAAGCTGCGTGATAGCCTGTCCGTTTGGTGCCATTAATGTGGTCGCCCGTGCAACTGATGACGGCCAATGCACATCCGGCAGTGACGTCCATAAATGCGATCTGTGCATCGGTGTTGCGCAAAGCCCATCCTGTGTGCGGGTTTGCCCCACCTCAGCACTCAAACTCGTCACCCCAGAAGCAATAGCCGAACAGGTTCATGAGAAGCAACAGCGCTCTGCCTGGCCCCGTACGGACATTCCTCTGCGTTGA